The following proteins come from a genomic window of Phycodurus eques isolate BA_2022a chromosome 9, UOR_Pequ_1.1, whole genome shotgun sequence:
- the nudt22 gene encoding uridine diphosphate glucose pyrophosphatase NUDT22 isoform X2: MSLSLRRKVDKSWMMDPEVSLLLHCAVWRGLRQSQVQVELSERYNRQTDVALQRHIEEVWTARVAKEPWLFNGAKFRLHSFHAASPATQPSACTVSFQNLDSIDSQTTDDKDTTPLLTLRVGLTTYKDYLGTNWSSRATELRRRGEAELGSSQALLAQPLGVGAIVCTGDGQVVFIRRSQEVAEAGGKLDIPGGHPEPKVVCERLGEAKIDMDLLQKSSEAVIAELFSSVCAEIRDEVNVPLSSLGEPLLMGVALNHTSAGRPSAEFYISCSLSSDEVRELYWKGGAEADESTDIVFLSRAETLQLDRSSPLWSELCPSAKGAVLLFQIVKPEML; the protein is encoded by the exons ATGTCACTGTCCCTCAGGAGAAAGGTGGACAAGAGCTGGATGATGGACCCCGAGGTTTCTTTGTTGCTGCACTGTGCAGTCTGGCGAGGCCTACGGCAGTCCCAAGTGCAGGTGGAGCTGTCTGAAAG GTATAACCGCCAGACTGACGTAGCTCTCCAGCGTCACATCGAGGAGGTTTGGACGGCGCGAGTGGCAAAGGAGCCTTGGCTTTTCAACGGTGCCAAATTTCGGCTGCACTCTTTCCATGCGGCATCGCCTGCCACTCAACCTTCAGCCTGCACTGTGTCATTCCAAAACCTGGACTCCATTGATAGCCAAACAACTGATGACAAGGACACCACGCCGCTGCTCACTCTGAGGGTAGGCCTCACTACTTACAAGGACTACCTCGGCACCAACTGGTCGTCCCGAGCGACGGAGCTCCGCAGACGTGGGGAGGCCGAATTGGGCAGTAGTCAGGCGCTGTTGGCCCAGCCTTTAGGAGTGGGCGCCATCGTGTGTACAGGTGACGGACAGGTGGTGTTCATCAGGAGGAGCCAGGAGGTTGCAGAGGCAGGCGGGAAGCTGGACATTCCCGGCGGGCACCCAGAACCCAAG GTTGTGTGCGAGCGTCTTGGTGAGGCAAAAATCGACATGGACCTCCTGCAGAAGAGTTCGGAGGCCGTCATCGCTGAGCTTTTCTCGTCTGTTTGTGCTGAGATTAGAGACGaa GTAAACGTTCCTCTGAGTTCCCTCGGTGAGCCACTGCTGATGGGCGTGGCCTTGAATCACACGAGTGCCGGAAGACCAAGTGCTGAATTCTACATCAG TTGTTCACTGTCATCTGATGAAGTCCGAGAGTTGTACTGGAAAGGAGGAGCAGAGGCAGACGAGTCTACGGACATAGTGTTCCTCAGTCGAGCG GAAACATTGCAGCTGGACAGAAGCAGTCCACTGTGGTCGGAGCTGTGTCCTTCTGCCAAGGGAGCTGTGTTGCTTTTCCAGATCGTGAAGCCTGAAATGTTGTGA
- the nudt22 gene encoding uridine diphosphate glucose pyrophosphatase NUDT22 isoform X1, whose amino-acid sequence MLDFTPILSALSVISNVRICIYFFKRCGFFFFHFSVCDRQWKKTGHPCPMSLSLRRKVDKSWMMDPEVSLLLHCAVWRGLRQSQVQVELSERYNRQTDVALQRHIEEVWTARVAKEPWLFNGAKFRLHSFHAASPATQPSACTVSFQNLDSIDSQTTDDKDTTPLLTLRVGLTTYKDYLGTNWSSRATELRRRGEAELGSSQALLAQPLGVGAIVCTGDGQVVFIRRSQEVAEAGGKLDIPGGHPEPKVVCERLGEAKIDMDLLQKSSEAVIAELFSSVCAEIRDEVNVPLSSLGEPLLMGVALNHTSAGRPSAEFYISCSLSSDEVRELYWKGGAEADESTDIVFLSRAETLQLDRSSPLWSELCPSAKGAVLLFQIVKPEML is encoded by the exons atgttagactttacaccgattttatcggccttatcggttaTTTCTAATGtaagaatttgtatttatttttttaaacgatgtggcttctttttcttccatttttctgtatgtgacCGTCAGTGGAAAAAGACAGGGCATCCCTGCCCTATGTCACTGTCCCTCAGGAGAAAGGTGGACAAGAGCTGGATGATGGACCCCGAGGTTTCTTTGTTGCTGCACTGTGCAGTCTGGCGAGGCCTACGGCAGTCCCAAGTGCAGGTGGAGCTGTCTGAAAG GTATAACCGCCAGACTGACGTAGCTCTCCAGCGTCACATCGAGGAGGTTTGGACGGCGCGAGTGGCAAAGGAGCCTTGGCTTTTCAACGGTGCCAAATTTCGGCTGCACTCTTTCCATGCGGCATCGCCTGCCACTCAACCTTCAGCCTGCACTGTGTCATTCCAAAACCTGGACTCCATTGATAGCCAAACAACTGATGACAAGGACACCACGCCGCTGCTCACTCTGAGGGTAGGCCTCACTACTTACAAGGACTACCTCGGCACCAACTGGTCGTCCCGAGCGACGGAGCTCCGCAGACGTGGGGAGGCCGAATTGGGCAGTAGTCAGGCGCTGTTGGCCCAGCCTTTAGGAGTGGGCGCCATCGTGTGTACAGGTGACGGACAGGTGGTGTTCATCAGGAGGAGCCAGGAGGTTGCAGAGGCAGGCGGGAAGCTGGACATTCCCGGCGGGCACCCAGAACCCAAG GTTGTGTGCGAGCGTCTTGGTGAGGCAAAAATCGACATGGACCTCCTGCAGAAGAGTTCGGAGGCCGTCATCGCTGAGCTTTTCTCGTCTGTTTGTGCTGAGATTAGAGACGaa GTAAACGTTCCTCTGAGTTCCCTCGGTGAGCCACTGCTGATGGGCGTGGCCTTGAATCACACGAGTGCCGGAAGACCAAGTGCTGAATTCTACATCAG TTGTTCACTGTCATCTGATGAAGTCCGAGAGTTGTACTGGAAAGGAGGAGCAGAGGCAGACGAGTCTACGGACATAGTGTTCCTCAGTCGAGCG GAAACATTGCAGCTGGACAGAAGCAGTCCACTGTGGTCGGAGCTGTGTCCTTCTGCCAAGGGAGCTGTGTTGCTTTTCCAGATCGTGAAGCCTGAAATGTTGTGA